The Lipingzhangella halophila genome segment ATGCCCGCGACGTCGGGCTGAGCCTCATGGTGGCCATGGGGAACGAGGCCATGCTCTCGCTCTCCGATGTGGTCGACTACCTCGTCGACGACCCCGCCACCAAGGTCATCGCACTGTTCGTGGAGTCCATCCGGGACACCGACGCGTTCCGCGCCGCGGCGCAGCGGGCACTGCGCGCCGGCAAGCCGGTTGTCGCGATCAAGGTGGGACGCAGCCAGGCCGGTGCCCGCGCGGCCCTGGCGCACACCGGCTCCCTCGTCGGCGACGACAGCGTGGTCGATGCCGCGTTCCGGCAGATGGGCGTCATCCGGGTGCGTTCCCTGGAGGAACTGGTCGTGACCTCGGGGCTGCTCGCCGCCACCGGGGAGCTTCCGGGGGCGCGCATCGGTGTGGTGAGCCCTTCGGGCGGGGCATGCGACCTCGTGGCGGACCGCGCCGCCGACGAAGGGCTGGAAGTCCCCGAATACCACCCGGAGACCGTCGCCCGGCTCCGCGAGATCCTGCCGGAGTTCGCGCGGGCGCACAATCCGCTCGACGTCACCGGCTACATCCTGGTGAACCCGACCCTGCTGTCCGACGCGGTGCGGGCGGTCGCACCCGATCCCGGGGTGGACCTCGTCCTGGCATTCGCCGAACCGCCCCGGTACCCCACGGCCGCCCCGCAGGTCGCGATCGACCGGGCGAAAGCGATCACGTCAACCATCGAGGAGGTGCGCGATCGCCACGGAACCCCGGTCGTGCTGCTCGGCAACGTGCTGACCGACGTCACCGAGCACGCGAAGGGTGTCCGCGAGCAGAGCGGCATGCCGCACGTCGGCGGCGGGATCGAGATGGGCGTGAGCGCGGTGGGCCACGCGGTCCGCTGGTCGCGTGCGCGCCGCCGGATGGATTCCGTGGTGCCGCGGGCCAGGGCCACGGAGCCGGCCCTGCCCCGCCAGCCCGGTGGCGTGTGGGCCGAACACCAGGCGATCGAGCTGCTCTCGGCGGCCGAGATCCCCACGGCGCCGACCTCGCTGGCCCGCGACGCCGAAACCGCGGCCGCGGCGGCCAGCCGGATCGGGTTCCCCGTGGTGGTCAAGGTCGCCGCGCCCGGTCTCGCGCACAAGAGCGACATCGGCGGTGTGCGTCTCGGCCTGCGCACCGTTGAGGAGGTCCGCGCCGCGCACGAGGCGGTCGTGGCGGCCGGCGCCGCCCACGGCGAGGTGCTCGGCTCCACGGTGCAGCCCTACCGCCCGCCGGGGGGAGTGGAGCTCATCGTCGGCGTGGTCCGCGACCCCCTGTGGGGGGCGGTGCTCGCTGTCGGGCTCGGCGGAGTGTGGGTGGAGGTGCTCGGCGACAGCGCACAGCGGCTGCTCCCCGTCACCCAGGCCGACGTGCGGGACATGCTCGCCGAACTGCGGGGCGCGGAACTACTGCGCGGCGTCCGCGGCCAACCCGCCGCCGATCTCGACCGCCTGGTCGAGGTGGTCCTCGGGGTCGGTGCGCTGGCGCACCAGCTCGGTGAGCGCCTGGAGTCGCTGGAGATCAACCCCTTGCGCGTCAGCGGCACCGAGGTCGAGGCCCTCGACGCTCTCGTGGTCTGGCGGGAGTAAGAAGGCTGCCCCTCTCGCACAGCGTTGGCTCCGTGGCCTCGTCAACCGCTCTCGCGGGAGCCCTTCGCCCTCGGCCCCCGCGCCGCGCACCCGGAGGTACGCGGGGCGGGGGCCGATGGGGGTGTGGAGGTGGAACTGTCAGCCGAAGAGTTCGGTGGCGCTGTTCACGACTCCTGCGCGTCCCGCCCAGGTGCCAAGTTGTTCCAGGTCCGTGCAGGTTTGGATCGTCTCGCGCTGTGTGTCGGTCAGGGTGATGCCGCGGGCGTGCAGCACCGTGAGGATGGCGGCGGCTTCTCCCTCGGCCTTGCCTTCAGCCTTGCCCTCGGCCTTGCCTTCAGCCTTGCCGTGTTCCTCACCGGCCGCGTAGGACGCGCGACCGATGTCGCTGCGCCAGCGGTAGGTCGTCGCACTCATGAGCTCCTCCAGATACTGCTTGGCCACGGCCGGCAGTGCGGCCAACACGTAGTCAGAATACAAACTGGTGGCCGACGCATCGAGCGTTTGCAGGGCCTGTGACAGGGCCAGCACGGCGTCCTCATCGGCGGGAGCGTGCACTCCCGCGCCCAGCACTGTCAGCTCCGGAGCCTTGCGTGCGAGTCCCGAATCGCGGACCAGGGGTAGCGCGGTGAGCGGCAGCGCCAGCGGGCGCTGTGTCATCTGCCCACGGCCCAGGTCGATGGGGGCGGCCGCCCACGTGGCCAGGGAATCGTCGGGGGTGAGCACCAGCAGTACCACCTCGCATCGCAGGCGGTGCCGGACGTTGGCGACATAGCACGGCCAGCTGAACCGCTTGTCCGTGTCCCGTCCGTTCTGGGGCTCGGTGATCACGGCGAGGACATTGCGCGACTTGCCCGAGGCGGGGTCGCTGCGTTCCAGTACGACGACGGAGTCGCTGACCATCTCCGCGGGCGCCGCGGTGGCGGTGGCCTCGCTCGCCTCGCAGCGCACCCGTTCATAGCTCGGTAACGGCGTCTCGGTCGCCAGCCGCAACAGCTGCACCGCGGTGTCCGGGGAACGACGCACCAGGTCAAGGGGGAACTCGTGTTCGATGTTCGGCACATGGGGAACCTATCGGCCGGTGCCGAGCCCGCGCAGGAAAACGCGGGAGAACTCCGGCGATTTCCGGCCGTGCCGAACCGAACCGGAAGACGGGCTGGTCAGCTTCCCTACCCGGCGCGGTCACTCCTCGCGGTCACTCCTCCTGGAAGGGGTTGAGCCGGCGCAGCATCCTGGCCACGGCGTCGGTGATGGCGGAGACCTCGCTCTCGTCCTCACAGGCGGTGATCTCCCGCGCGGCCTCACCGATGATCGCGGTCAGCACCGAGACCTGCAGCCGGTCGGCGGCCTCGGTGCTGGCGCCGAACAGGACCGCGTTCTGCCGCACCCACCCGCGGGCACGGGCCCGGCGCATCACGTGGAAGCCGGGCGGGGCGTCGCCTTCGAGGAAGAGCCGTTGCAGGTCGCGGCGTTCCCAGGTGTCCTCGCAGAAGGCCTTGGCCCCGGCGATGAAGAGCTCCAGCGGATCCTCCTCACCGTTCGCGCGGGCCTGCGCGACGGCGGCCGTGGCGTGCTCCTCGTAGCTGTTCTGGTGGTCCTCCCACAGGGCGAGGAACAGCTCGGTCTTACCGCCGAAATGGTGGTAGATACTGCCAACGCTGGAATTCGCGCGCTGCACGACATCGGCGATACTGGACTCGCTGAACCCGCGCTCGGTGAAGACCTCGCGCGCCGCCTGCAGCATCACCCGGCGGGTTTCCGCTGTGCGGCTCCACTGCCAAGCATTGCTCCCAGGCTCGCGAGCGACCTTCCGTGCCATCTGACCTCCCGCGTGTCGCCACGCCCCTCGGAGCATACGTCTCGGTGCTCGGGATGCCCTCAAGGGAAGGACAGGCCGGGTGGCGTGACCGACGATTTCTTAGAATTTTATCCTAGGATTTACTTTTATCAGCCGCTATGGCGGATGCGGGACCATTGCGTTCGCCAC includes the following:
- a CDS encoding acetate--CoA ligase family protein; amino-acid sequence: MTSEATVAPTGPAERIRALFNPRSVALVGATDKSLWSWTVYRNMCERGFSGPVHLVNPTADTVHGAPAHPSVAAIGEPVDLAYVMVPTEAVLPVVAEAAEHGTRSFVILTAGFGETGTGGRALEAELVDYAHRNGLLILGPNGNGYINAAAGMAPFGLPFPQSIKPGGIAFVLQSGALTTSLLSLADARDVGLSLMVAMGNEAMLSLSDVVDYLVDDPATKVIALFVESIRDTDAFRAAAQRALRAGKPVVAIKVGRSQAGARAALAHTGSLVGDDSVVDAAFRQMGVIRVRSLEELVVTSGLLAATGELPGARIGVVSPSGGACDLVADRAADEGLEVPEYHPETVARLREILPEFARAHNPLDVTGYILVNPTLLSDAVRAVAPDPGVDLVLAFAEPPRYPTAAPQVAIDRAKAITSTIEEVRDRHGTPVVLLGNVLTDVTEHAKGVREQSGMPHVGGGIEMGVSAVGHAVRWSRARRRMDSVVPRARATEPALPRQPGGVWAEHQAIELLSAAEIPTAPTSLARDAETAAAAASRIGFPVVVKVAAPGLAHKSDIGGVRLGLRTVEEVRAAHEAVVAAGAAHGEVLGSTVQPYRPPGGVELIVGVVRDPLWGAVLAVGLGGVWVEVLGDSAQRLLPVTQADVRDMLAELRGAELLRGVRGQPAADLDRLVEVVLGVGALAHQLGERLESLEINPLRVSGTEVEALDALVVWRE
- a CDS encoding TetR/AcrR family transcriptional regulator gives rise to the protein MARKVAREPGSNAWQWSRTAETRRVMLQAAREVFTERGFSESSIADVVQRANSSVGSIYHHFGGKTELFLALWEDHQNSYEEHATAAVAQARANGEEDPLELFIAGAKAFCEDTWERRDLQRLFLEGDAPPGFHVMRRARARGWVRQNAVLFGASTEAADRLQVSVLTAIIGEAAREITACEDESEVSAITDAVARMLRRLNPFQEE